One Cucurbita pepo subsp. pepo cultivar mu-cu-16 chromosome LG11, ASM280686v2, whole genome shotgun sequence DNA window includes the following coding sequences:
- the LOC111805013 gene encoding 60S ribosomal protein L38 isoform X2, with protein MPKQIHEIKDFLLTARRKDARSVKIKRSKDVVKFKVRCSKYLYTLCVFDSEKADKLKQSLPPGLSVQDL; from the exons ATG CCGAAGCAAATCCATGAGATAAAGGACTTCCTTCTGACTGCAAGAAGGAAGGATGCGCGGTCAGTTAAAATCAAGAGGAGCAAGGATGTAGTGAAGTTCAAGGTTCGGTGCTCAAAGTACCTTTACACGCTCTGCGTCTTTGACTCTGAGAAGGCTGATAAATTGAAGCAGTCTCTTCCACCAG GTTTGAGTGTGCAAGATCTTTGA
- the LOC111805013 gene encoding 60S ribosomal protein L38 isoform X1: MDGQPKQIHEIKDFLLTARRKDARSVKIKRSKDVVKFKVRCSKYLYTLCVFDSEKADKLKQSLPPGLSVQDL; encoded by the exons ATGGATGGACAGCCGAAGCAAATCCATGAGATAAAGGACTTCCTTCTGACTGCAAGAAGGAAGGATGCGCGGTCAGTTAAAATCAAGAGGAGCAAGGATGTAGTGAAGTTCAAGGTTCGGTGCTCAAAGTACCTTTACACGCTCTGCGTCTTTGACTCTGAGAAGGCTGATAAATTGAAGCAGTCTCTTCCACCAG GTTTGAGTGTGCAAGATCTTTGA